Proteins encoded together in one Planctomycetaceae bacterium window:
- a CDS encoding Xaa-Pro peptidase family protein has translation MNNHTSNFKNRIKKVRAKLADLKIDALIVTNPSNVSYLSGFWGGDSWLIVTKDSNTLITDSRYTLQAKKQCNLCKIYERKLKMPETLAEIFKKSPKLKTAAVEASVSLTIYNTLKKQLPTKLTNVQGIIESVRKIKDACEIEKIRQAGTVAENALKKVLPNIKIGMTEKHIAAMIDFEMKKAGAEPSFETNVSFGANSAMAHHQPSMQKLKKVDTILIDYGAKLNGYCSDITRCFAVGKVNKFYAKVYKAVLDAQTAAINMLKAGVKAVDADATAKKIIKKENLKPYGHGLGHGLGIDIHELPAVSTFSTSNLQAGNVITVEPGVYLDNKFGIRIEDDVVVTETGCEILTTLLTSDEVPLMKI, from the coding sequence ATGAACAATCATACAAGCAATTTCAAAAACCGTATAAAAAAAGTGCGAGCGAAGCTGGCGGATTTGAAAATCGACGCTTTAATCGTAACAAACCCTTCCAACGTCTCATATTTGAGCGGATTTTGGGGCGGCGATAGCTGGCTAATCGTTACTAAAGATTCAAACACACTAATTACCGACAGCAGATATACACTTCAGGCAAAAAAACAATGTAATTTATGTAAGATATACGAGCGAAAACTGAAAATGCCTGAAACTCTTGCCGAAATTTTCAAAAAAAGTCCAAAACTCAAAACTGCCGCCGTTGAAGCCTCTGTTTCGCTGACGATTTACAACACTTTGAAAAAGCAGTTGCCGACAAAACTCACGAACGTTCAGGGTATTATCGAATCGGTTAGAAAAATAAAAGACGCTTGTGAAATCGAAAAAATAAGACAGGCTGGCACAGTCGCGGAAAATGCACTCAAAAAAGTTTTGCCGAACATCAAAATCGGTATGACAGAAAAGCACATCGCCGCGATGATTGACTTTGAAATGAAAAAAGCGGGAGCCGAACCGTCATTTGAAACGAATGTATCGTTCGGCGCAAATTCAGCGATGGCACATCATCAGCCGTCAATGCAGAAATTGAAAAAAGTCGATACGATTCTGATTGACTACGGCGCGAAACTCAATGGCTATTGTAGCGACATCACAAGATGTTTCGCCGTTGGCAAAGTGAATAAATTTTACGCGAAAGTTTACAAAGCGGTATTGGATGCACAAACCGCAGCGATAAATATGCTCAAGGCGGGAGTGAAAGCCGTTGACGCAGATGCAACTGCAAAGAAAATTATCAAAAAAGAAAACTTGAAACCTTACGGCCATGGCTTGGGCCACGGCTTGGGCATAGACATACACGAATTACCCGCAGTTTCAACTTTTTCTACTTCAAATTTGCAGGCCGGCAATGTTATAACAGTCGAACCCGGCGTTTATCTCGATAATAAATTCGGAATAAGAATTGAAGATGATGTAGTCGTTACAGAAACCGGCTGTGAAATCTTAACAACATTGCTGACAAGCGATGAAGTACCATTAATGAAGATTTAA
- a CDS encoding rhomboid family intramembrane serine protease, which yields MLLPIRTNIQPWRTPYMNYALIAINIIIFAAMYIGGQQSANKWASAYMLTPAYPYLWQFITYAFLHGSVMHVLGNMYFLYMFGNNVNDRLGNLGYLVFYLAGGVFSALGHILAASISGDGAATPVLGASGAIAAVCGAYLVLFPQSLITIVYWFFIIGTMEIPALYLIIVKLIVIDNVISRSAANVAYDAHLGGYAFGILSIFLLRVLGLLSEDHFDLWSMIKQWNRRRVYRDVVAEGVDPFGGTISKKIEVKEVKSEAQQRTEDRISSLRREVSTRLSEGNVASAADSYLQLAKEDDRQPLPRQAMLDIANQLMSSGNWANAAQAYEKFMACYGNYEFSEQVMLMLGIIYGRYLSDTKKALEYLKKSVVKLSDPAQKKMCEDEIRRLES from the coding sequence ATGTTGTTACCGATTAGGACTAATATTCAGCCATGGCGGACGCCATACATGAACTACGCGCTGATTGCCATTAATATTATAATATTTGCCGCGATGTACATCGGCGGTCAGCAGTCGGCGAACAAATGGGCGTCGGCATATATGCTCACACCAGCTTATCCGTACCTGTGGCAGTTTATAACTTATGCGTTTCTGCACGGCAGCGTTATGCATGTTTTGGGAAATATGTACTTCCTTTATATGTTCGGTAATAACGTAAACGACCGGCTCGGCAATCTTGGCTATTTGGTGTTTTATTTGGCGGGCGGAGTGTTCAGCGCATTGGGACATATTCTGGCTGCATCAATCAGCGGCGACGGGGCGGCAACGCCTGTGCTCGGGGCCAGCGGCGCAATCGCGGCGGTTTGCGGCGCATATCTTGTTTTGTTCCCGCAATCGCTTATCACGATTGTCTATTGGTTTTTTATTATCGGGACAATGGAAATACCGGCGTTGTACCTTATAATTGTCAAATTAATTGTAATCGATAATGTTATTTCACGTTCAGCTGCAAATGTCGCCTACGATGCGCATCTTGGCGGTTACGCGTTCGGAATCCTTTCGATTTTTTTGTTGCGGGTGTTGGGGCTGCTTTCTGAAGACCATTTCGATTTGTGGTCAATGATTAAGCAATGGAACCGCAGACGCGTTTATCGTGATGTTGTTGCTGAAGGCGTTGACCCGTTCGGCGGCACAATCAGTAAGAAAATCGAAGTCAAAGAAGTTAAATCCGAAGCGCAGCAGCGGACGGAAGATAGAATCTCTTCGCTTCGCAGGGAAGTTTCGACACGGCTAAGCGAAGGTAATGTCGCTTCGGCGGCGGATTCGTATTTGCAACTGGCCAAAGAGGACGACAGGCAGCCTCTGCCGCGGCAGGCAATGCTCGATATCGCTAATCAGCTTATGTCTTCAGGCAATTGGGCGAACGCTGCCCAAGCTTATGAAAAATTCATGGCCTGTTACGGAAATTACGAATTTTCAGAGCAGGTAATGTTAATGCTGGGTATAATTTACGGCAGATACCTTTCAGATACGAAAAAAGCTCTCGAATATCTGAAAAAATCGGTCGTCAAACTGTCTGACCCGGCGCAAAAGAAAATGTGCGAAGATGAGATTCGCAGATTGGAATCTTAA
- the thiC gene encoding phosphomethylpyrimidine synthase ThiC has product MKTQIKSARNGVITKEMKFVAKSEHIPVTTIRDEIAAGRLVIPANRVHLKKNLKPIGIGRAVSIKVNANIGTSSASSSIKDEMEKLAVSLEVGADTVMDLSTGGDLDKIRQQLVEHCPIPFGTVPVYEMIIGRSVDEITPKIILDTIEKQAKQGVDFFTIHAGVLKQYLPDAVNRVCGIVSRGGALIAKWMTVHNKQNPFYELFDDICDIMAQYDVCFSLGDGLRPGCIADATDKAQLSELKTLGELTQRAQERNCQVMVEGPGHVPFNQIERNMKLQQKYCHNAPFYVLGPLVTDIAPGYDHITSAIGGTAAGFYGASYLCYVTPKEHLGLPDVDDVRQGVVAAKIAAHAADVARGHLNSADRDKKLSIARASFDWKNHIGLSLDPKTAGAYHQQACAKSGKTSDKDDFCTMCGKDWCSMRVNKELAKVYKK; this is encoded by the coding sequence ATGAAGACACAAATTAAATCGGCACGTAACGGCGTTATAACCAAAGAAATGAAATTTGTAGCCAAAAGCGAACACATTCCAGTAACGACAATACGCGATGAAATCGCGGCGGGCAGACTTGTGATACCTGCCAACAGAGTTCATCTGAAAAAGAATCTCAAGCCAATCGGTATCGGCAGGGCGGTCAGTATCAAAGTAAACGCTAATATCGGCACCAGCAGCGCAAGCTCGTCCATTAAAGATGAAATGGAGAAACTGGCTGTCTCGCTGGAAGTCGGCGCTGATACGGTTATGGATTTAAGCACCGGCGGCGACCTCGACAAGATACGCCAACAACTCGTTGAGCATTGTCCGATTCCGTTCGGTACGGTTCCGGTTTATGAAATGATTATCGGCAGAAGCGTCGATGAGATAACTCCGAAGATAATTCTCGACACAATCGAAAAACAGGCAAAACAGGGCGTCGATTTCTTCACGATTCACGCGGGCGTTTTAAAGCAATATCTTCCGGATGCGGTGAACAGAGTTTGCGGCATTGTGAGTCGAGGCGGGGCGCTAATCGCAAAATGGATGACCGTTCATAATAAACAAAATCCATTCTATGAATTGTTCGATGACATCTGCGATATAATGGCCCAATACGATGTATGCTTTTCACTTGGTGACGGACTTCGGCCGGGCTGCATCGCGGATGCGACGGATAAAGCACAGCTTTCAGAATTGAAAACTCTGGGCGAACTGACACAGCGGGCACAGGAAAGAAATTGTCAGGTTATGGTTGAAGGGCCGGGACATGTGCCGTTCAATCAAATCGAAAGAAATATGAAACTTCAGCAGAAGTATTGTCATAACGCGCCGTTCTATGTTCTGGGCCCATTGGTAACGGATATCGCGCCGGGCTATGATCATATAACGAGCGCAATCGGCGGAACAGCTGCCGGTTTTTATGGCGCTTCGTATTTATGTTATGTAACGCCGAAGGAACATTTGGGGCTGCCGGATGTTGACGATGTACGGCAGGGCGTTGTCGCTGCGAAAATCGCGGCGCACGCGGCCGATGTCGCAAGGGGTCATCTTAACTCCGCCGACAGGGATAAAAAATTGAGTATCGCAAGAGCTTCCTTCGACTGGAAAAATCATATCGGATTGTCACTCGATCCGAAAACGGCGGGTGCATACCATCAGCAGGCCTGCGCAAAAAGCGGCAAGACAAGCGACAAAGATGATTTCTGCACAATGTGCGGAAAAGACTGGTGCAGTATGCGAGTTAATAAGGAACTGGCAAAGGTATATAAAAAATAA
- a CDS encoding DUF1232 domain-containing protein, which translates to MKIFFRKILKDLKNYIALAKLLKDDKRVPRTSKILLAFAIGYFLLPIDLIPDFIPVIGHLDDLIIVPTLIFIAIKLIPREVFDENYRRVFGN; encoded by the coding sequence ATGAAAATCTTCTTTCGCAAAATATTAAAAGACTTGAAAAACTATATCGCTTTGGCCAAACTCCTGAAAGATGACAAAAGAGTGCCCAGAACATCAAAGATTCTATTGGCGTTTGCCATCGGTTATTTTCTGCTTCCGATAGACCTAATTCCAGATTTCATACCGGTAATTGGGCATTTGGACGACCTGATTATAGTTCCGACCCTGATTTTTATCGCGATAAAACTTATTCCCAGAGAAGTTTTCGATGAAAATTATAGACGGGTTTTCGGCAATTAA
- a CDS encoding isoprenylcysteine carboxylmethyltransferase family protein: protein MAGSVLVGIAVAGRLWCALYISGYKSNTLITTGPYSMCRNPLYFFSFLGAIGVGLATETISIPVFIVLGFATLYPLVILSEEKKLAYIHKDAFSSYCKKTPLFFPLLKLLNEPKEYVVRPIIFRKAAFEALWFVWLLGLVELVESLHEVGILPVLCNLY, encoded by the coding sequence ATGGCAGGGTCTGTTCTTGTGGGTATTGCAGTGGCAGGCAGATTATGGTGTGCGTTGTACATCTCCGGCTATAAAAGCAATACTTTAATAACGACAGGTCCTTATTCAATGTGCAGAAATCCATTGTATTTTTTTAGCTTTTTGGGGGCGATAGGCGTGGGGTTGGCAACTGAAACTATATCCATTCCGGTTTTTATAGTTTTGGGCTTCGCAACGTTATATCCGCTTGTGATTTTGTCTGAAGAGAAGAAACTGGCGTATATCCACAAAGATGCCTTCAGCAGTTACTGTAAAAAAACGCCGTTGTTTTTTCCTTTGCTGAAATTATTGAACGAGCCGAAAGAATATGTTGTAAGGCCAATAATATTCAGAAAAGCCGCGTTTGAGGCTTTATGGTTTGTCTGGCTGCTGGGACTGGTAGAGCTTGTTGAATCGCTTCACGAAGTGGGAATATTACCTGTTCTTTGCAATTTGTATTAA
- a CDS encoding tetratricopeptide repeat protein: MPKQTKNIIVVSIYLALIAITLAVFWQTRNFDFVTYDDGDYVYENDYVLIGLTPDNVVWAFTTGESANWHPLTWLSLMADVELFGPRPGPMHLVNLLFHIANTLLLFALIKRFTGSLWPSAFVAAAFAIHPMHVESVAWISERKDVLSCLLFLLTLTAYANYVNRPSALRYIAIIIIYILGLMAKPMLVTVPFVLMLLDYWPLDRVRWQKSDLKLILEKIPFFAFAFASGITTFLVQQNGGAVADIEQVALGSRIANAFVSYITYIEKMFWPTNLAVFYPLQTDISFYQTAVCILLFATIFFTVLWFGRKHKYLITGWLWFVITLIPVIGIVQVGLQACADRYTYIPYIGLFIMFTFSAKEYIAQRPKLKNVAVVLAAAVLIALGTITHKQTGYWSNGITLFSQTLNVTKENYVAYNCLGVAYDRVDRLDNAINAYQQAIKINPDYCTAYYNLGITYRTLGRFEEAVAANELAIKIKPNYPQAYNNLGISLGKLGRFQEAANAYQQSIRLKPNYADAYCNFGNIYLKIGQFPQAIEFYKKALSIQPNYAKAHFVLGTIYLNTGDKNSAMGEYTILQNLNTELANQLLSLINNIH, encoded by the coding sequence ATGCCTAAACAGACGAAAAATATTATCGTTGTTTCAATTTACCTCGCGTTGATTGCGATTACGCTTGCGGTCTTTTGGCAAACGCGTAATTTCGACTTTGTAACGTATGACGACGGCGATTACGTCTATGAAAACGATTATGTGCTCATCGGCCTGACGCCGGACAATGTCGTCTGGGCATTCACAACCGGCGAATCAGCCAACTGGCATCCGCTGACCTGGCTTTCGCTTATGGCGGACGTTGAACTCTTCGGACCCCGCCCCGGCCCAATGCACCTTGTAAATCTATTGTTCCACATCGCAAACACCTTACTGCTTTTTGCGTTAATAAAAAGATTCACAGGCTCGCTATGGCCGAGCGCGTTTGTCGCCGCGGCATTCGCGATTCACCCGATGCACGTCGAGTCCGTTGCGTGGATTTCCGAACGCAAAGATGTGTTGAGCTGCCTGCTGTTCCTGCTCACCCTGACAGCTTACGCAAACTATGTTAATCGCCCGTCCGCACTGCGTTACATCGCAATAATTATAATTTACATACTCGGCCTTATGGCAAAACCTATGCTTGTTACCGTCCCGTTCGTGCTGATGCTTCTGGATTATTGGCCGCTGGATAGAGTTAGATGGCAAAAGTCGGATTTAAAACTAATCCTTGAAAAAATCCCATTTTTTGCTTTCGCATTTGCATCAGGCATTACCACATTTCTCGTCCAGCAAAATGGCGGAGCCGTAGCCGACATCGAGCAGGTCGCGTTGGGCAGCAGAATCGCAAACGCGTTTGTATCATATATAACCTATATCGAAAAAATGTTTTGGCCGACTAATTTAGCGGTATTTTATCCCTTGCAAACCGATATCTCATTTTACCAGACGGCTGTTTGTATCCTGCTTTTTGCGACAATATTTTTCACTGTACTTTGGTTTGGCAGAAAACATAAATATCTCATCACGGGTTGGCTTTGGTTTGTCATAACGCTCATACCCGTCATCGGCATCGTACAGGTCGGTTTGCAGGCCTGCGCCGACAGATATACTTACATACCGTATATCGGCTTGTTTATTATGTTTACATTCTCTGCAAAAGAATATATCGCCCAACGGCCCAAACTAAAAAATGTTGCAGTTGTTTTAGCGGCAGCAGTATTAATCGCACTCGGAACAATCACACACAAACAGACAGGCTATTGGAGTAACGGCATAACGCTTTTCTCACAAACGCTGAATGTAACAAAAGAAAATTACGTGGCGTACAATTGCCTTGGCGTTGCGTATGACAGGGTTGACCGCTTGGACAACGCCATAAACGCCTATCAGCAGGCAATAAAAATTAATCCGGATTATTGTACCGCGTATTATAATCTCGGAATTACATACCGCACGCTTGGTCGTTTCGAAGAAGCTGTCGCAGCAAATGAACTGGCCATAAAAATCAAGCCGAATTATCCGCAGGCGTACAATAATCTTGGAATCAGCTTGGGCAAACTCGGCAGGTTTCAGGAAGCGGCAAACGCCTATCAGCAGTCAATCCGGCTAAAGCCAAATTACGCCGATGCATATTGTAATTTCGGAAACATCTATTTAAAAATCGGTCAATTCCCGCAGGCCATAGAATTTTACAAAAAAGCGTTAAGCATACAGCCCAATTACGCCAAAGCGCATTTTGTCCTCGGCACAATTTATTTAAACACAGGCGATAAAAATTCAGCAATGGGAGAATATACAATTTTGCAAAACCTGAATACAGAACTTGCAAACCAATTATTAAGCCTGATTAACAACATCCATTAA
- the ettA gene encoding energy-dependent translational throttle protein EttA, with amino-acid sequence MPPKFIFEMNNVCRSFGQKEVLKNISLSFFYGAKIGVIGENGAGKSTLLKIMAGIDKEFHGETRLTSGMKLRYVAQEPQLEMDKTVRGNLLTAIKPILDMVERYNEISNQLGEPQSDEKMNKLMEELAVYQDKIDACDGWETDRLIDIVSDAMVLPADDTPVNILSGGERRRVALCMALLEKPDLLLLDEPTNHLDAETVQWLETALREYHGTVIIVTHDRYFLDNITKWILELDKGRGLPFEGNYSSWLQQKSELLRVMEKQQSQRQRTLARELEWINTSVKARNVKNQARINAYNDLSSQAEDDKQNEVLIQIPSPQRLGDKVITFTNVCKKYGDSPLIDNCSFELPPNAIVGVIGPNGIGKTTLLKLITGQEKPDAGGIDVGSTVSIGYVDQHRDALEDNKTIFEEITDGKDSMLVGGMTVSSRAYVAKYNFSGSQQQKKVCECSGGERNRIHLAKMLRRGGNLLLLDEPTNDLDVSTMRILEQSILNFEGCAMVISHDRFFLDRICTHLLVFEGSGKTQWFVGNFAAYEEKVQAENPDRLAHRRGKYKPLKLR; translated from the coding sequence ATGCCTCCAAAATTTATATTTGAAATGAATAATGTCTGCCGGAGCTTCGGGCAGAAAGAAGTATTAAAAAATATCTCGCTTTCGTTTTTCTACGGCGCGAAAATCGGCGTTATCGGCGAAAACGGAGCCGGCAAAAGTACGCTGCTGAAGATTATGGCGGGTATCGATAAGGAATTTCATGGTGAAACGCGGCTGACTTCGGGAATGAAACTGCGGTATGTTGCGCAGGAGCCGCAGCTTGAGATGGATAAGACCGTTCGTGGAAATCTTCTGACGGCGATAAAGCCGATACTCGATATGGTCGAGCGGTACAATGAGATTTCCAATCAGCTTGGTGAGCCGCAGTCAGATGAGAAAATGAATAAGCTGATGGAAGAGCTGGCGGTTTATCAGGATAAAATCGATGCCTGCGACGGCTGGGAAACCGACAGGCTGATTGACATTGTTTCCGACGCGATGGTTCTGCCTGCCGATGATACGCCGGTGAATATTTTGTCGGGCGGTGAGCGAAGACGTGTTGCGCTTTGTATGGCGCTTTTGGAAAAACCTGATTTGCTGCTGCTTGATGAGCCGACAAACCATCTTGATGCGGAAACTGTTCAATGGCTTGAAACTGCGCTGCGGGAATATCACGGCACGGTTATTATCGTAACGCACGACCGGTATTTTCTCGACAATATTACGAAATGGATTCTCGAACTCGATAAGGGCAGAGGGCTGCCGTTCGAGGGGAATTATTCTTCGTGGCTGCAACAAAAGTCGGAATTGCTGCGTGTGATGGAAAAGCAGCAATCGCAGCGTCAGAGAACTCTTGCGCGTGAGCTCGAATGGATTAATACTTCCGTCAAGGCGCGTAATGTAAAGAATCAGGCGCGTATCAACGCCTATAATGACTTGAGTTCGCAGGCGGAAGATGACAAGCAAAACGAAGTTCTTATCCAGATACCATCGCCACAAAGGCTCGGCGATAAGGTTATAACTTTTACGAACGTCTGCAAAAAATACGGCGATAGTCCGCTGATTGATAATTGCTCGTTCGAACTGCCGCCGAATGCGATTGTCGGCGTAATTGGGCCAAACGGTATCGGTAAAACCACACTGTTGAAACTAATCACGGGACAGGAAAAGCCGGACGCCGGCGGAATCGATGTCGGCTCGACGGTTTCTATTGGATATGTTGACCAGCACCGCGATGCGCTGGAGGATAATAAAACGATTTTCGAGGAAATTACCGACGGCAAAGATTCGATGCTTGTTGGCGGGATGACGGTTTCGTCGAGGGCGTATGTCGCGAAGTATAATTTTTCCGGCTCGCAACAGCAGAAAAAAGTATGTGAATGTTCCGGCGGCGAACGAAACAGAATCCATCTTGCAAAAATGCTGCGCAGGGGCGGGAATCTTCTATTGCTTGACGAGCCGACCAATGATTTGGACGTTAGTACTATGCGGATTCTCGAACAGTCGATATTAAACTTCGAGGGCTGCGCGATGGTAATTAGCCACGATAGATTTTTCCTCGATAGAATTTGTACGCATCTGCTTGTGTTTGAAGGCAGCGGCAAAACGCAGTGGTTCGTCGGCAACTTCGCGGCTTATGAAGAAAAGGTTCAGGCTGAAAATCCGGACAGATTAGCTCACCGCCGCGGAAAATATAAACCGCTGAAATTGAGATAG